In Brucella melitensis bv. 1 str. 16M, a genomic segment contains:
- the ribB gene encoding 3,4-dihydroxy-2-butanone-4-phosphate synthase, whose amino-acid sequence MSYNQKQVVDAICAFERGEIVVVMDDDGRENEGDLIVAAVHCTPEKMAFIVRHTSGIVCTPMTREEAKRLNLTPMVAENESAHTTAFTVTVDYRHGTTTGISAEDRTLTVRNLANPNAGASDFVRPGHIFPLVAREGGVLMRSGHTEAAVDLCKLANLPPIGVICELVNDDGTVMRGPDVAAFAEEHKLHRVTVADLIAYRQRKETLVRRIGDAPVETCAGKAHAYSYELPWEPMQHVAVVFGDIRDGEEVPVRLHREDVLNDVFGKGGSNLDAIMQRMGQEGRGILVYLREGSVGVRSDHRDARAREALQGEHEAHAEAVAREEEWRQIGLGAQILKDLGVSSIVLLASRERHYVGLEGFGICITRTEII is encoded by the coding sequence ATGAGCTATAATCAGAAACAGGTCGTTGATGCGATTTGCGCTTTTGAACGCGGTGAAATCGTCGTGGTCATGGATGACGACGGTCGCGAAAACGAAGGCGATCTGATCGTCGCCGCCGTGCATTGCACACCGGAAAAGATGGCCTTCATCGTGCGCCATACGTCCGGCATTGTCTGCACGCCGATGACGCGTGAGGAAGCCAAGCGCCTCAACCTGACGCCGATGGTGGCGGAAAACGAATCCGCTCACACGACCGCTTTTACGGTCACGGTCGATTATCGCCATGGCACCACGACCGGCATTTCAGCCGAAGACCGCACGCTGACCGTGCGCAACCTGGCCAATCCCAATGCCGGTGCTTCGGATTTCGTGCGCCCCGGCCATATTTTCCCGCTGGTTGCCCGTGAGGGCGGTGTGCTGATGCGCTCCGGCCATACGGAAGCCGCCGTTGATCTGTGCAAGCTCGCCAACCTGCCGCCCATCGGCGTTATCTGCGAACTCGTCAACGATGACGGCACGGTCATGCGCGGTCCCGATGTGGCGGCTTTCGCCGAGGAGCACAAATTGCACCGCGTCACGGTTGCCGATCTCATCGCCTATCGCCAGCGCAAGGAAACGCTGGTCAGGCGCATTGGCGATGCGCCTGTCGAAACCTGTGCTGGCAAGGCTCATGCCTATAGTTATGAACTGCCGTGGGAGCCGATGCAGCATGTGGCGGTTGTCTTCGGCGATATTCGCGACGGTGAGGAAGTGCCGGTCCGTCTCCATCGCGAGGATGTGCTGAACGATGTTTTCGGCAAGGGCGGCAGCAATCTCGATGCCATCATGCAGCGCATGGGGCAAGAGGGCCGGGGCATTCTGGTCTATCTGCGTGAAGGCTCCGTCGGCGTGCGTTCGGATCATCGCGATGCCCGCGCCCGTGAGGCGCTGCAAGGCGAGCATGAAGCCCATGCGGAAGCCGTTGCCCGCGAGGAAGAATGGCGCCAGATCGGCCTTGGCGCGCAGATTTTGAAGGATCTCGGCGTTTCCTCCATCGTGCTTCTGGCCTCGCGTGAGCGCCACTATGTCGGCCTTGAAGGTTTCGGCATTTGCATCACGCGTACGGAAATTATCTAA
- the aroC gene encoding chorismate synthase: MSHNSFGHLFRVTTWGESHGLALGCVVDGCPPGITFTEAEIQSFLDKRKPGQSKYTTQRREPDQVRVLSGVLLGEDGVTMTTTGTPISMMIENTDQRSKDYGEIARQYRPGHADYAYDVKYGIRDYRGGGRSSARETAARVAAGAIARKVVPGLEVRGALVSIGAHDIDRSRWNWAEVDNNPFFTPDAGSVEVFADYLDGIRKNGSSVGAIIEIVAEGVPAGIGAPIYGKLDQDIASYLMSINAVKGVEIGNGFEAARLTGEENADEMRMGNDGKPIFLSNHAGGVLGGIATGAPVVARFAVKPTSSILTPRRSIDKDGNEVDVMTRGRHDPCVGIRAVPIGEAMVACAIADHYLRHRGQTGRV; the protein is encoded by the coding sequence ATGTCTCATAATAGTTTCGGTCATCTGTTCCGCGTAACCACTTGGGGCGAAAGCCACGGTCTGGCGCTTGGTTGCGTCGTGGATGGCTGCCCCCCCGGAATTACCTTCACCGAAGCCGAAATCCAGTCCTTTCTCGACAAGCGCAAGCCGGGCCAGTCGAAATATACCACGCAGCGCCGCGAGCCGGATCAGGTGCGCGTGCTTTCCGGCGTGCTTCTGGGCGAGGATGGTGTGACCATGACCACCACCGGCACGCCCATCTCCATGATGATCGAAAATACCGATCAGCGTTCCAAGGATTATGGCGAGATCGCCCGGCAATACCGTCCCGGCCATGCCGATTACGCCTATGATGTGAAATATGGCATTCGTGATTATCGCGGCGGCGGACGGTCTTCCGCACGCGAAACGGCGGCGCGTGTGGCGGCGGGTGCCATTGCCCGCAAGGTCGTTCCGGGACTGGAAGTCAGGGGCGCACTCGTTTCCATCGGTGCGCACGATATCGACCGCAGCCGCTGGAACTGGGCGGAAGTGGACAATAATCCCTTCTTCACGCCGGATGCCGGTTCGGTGGAGGTTTTCGCCGACTATCTCGACGGTATCCGCAAGAACGGCTCATCGGTCGGTGCGATCATCGAAATCGTGGCCGAGGGTGTACCGGCTGGCATCGGTGCGCCGATCTACGGCAAGCTGGATCAGGATATCGCGAGCTATCTCATGTCGATCAACGCCGTGAAGGGCGTGGAAATCGGCAATGGCTTCGAGGCTGCGCGCCTCACCGGCGAGGAAAATGCCGATGAAATGCGCATGGGCAATGACGGCAAGCCGATTTTTCTTTCCAATCATGCGGGCGGTGTTCTGGGCGGCATAGCAACGGGCGCGCCGGTGGTGGCGCGTTTTGCGGTCAAGCCAACGTCATCGATCCTCACGCCGCGCCGTTCCATCGATAAGGACGGCAATGAGGTTGATGTGATGACGAGGGGCCGTCACGATCCGTGCGTGGGCATCCGCGCCGTGCCGATCGGTGAGGCCATGGTTGCCTGCGCCATTGCCGATCACTATCTGCGCCACCGCGGCCAGACTGGCCGCGTCTGA
- a CDS encoding DUF1344 domain-containing protein, whose amino-acid sequence MHYLIGLILIIAALFSTVAMAEDAEGKITDINKDSETITLDDGETYKLPGEFDIGAINPGMKVLIIYDIVDHTRFITDIQEAP is encoded by the coding sequence ATGCATTATCTGATCGGATTAATCCTCATCATTGCCGCCCTGTTTTCAACAGTGGCGATGGCAGAGGATGCCGAAGGCAAGATCACCGATATCAACAAGGACAGCGAAACCATCACGCTCGATGACGGCGAAACCTACAAGCTGCCGGGCGAATTCGATATCGGCGCCATCAATCCGGGCATGAAGGTGCTGATTATCTACGATATCGTGGATCATACACGCTTTATCACCGATATTCAGGAAGCCCCGTAA
- a CDS encoding lysophospholipid acyltransferase family protein, with protein MSLKKIVKSPVAIKFITSVGTAYLRFVWWSSRNTAGRNETNPLAQAGPCIVAMWHSQMFLAAFARPPEKKFVAAVSKSRDGELVAQMLGKLGIRAIRGSGAGQRKGNRQGGAALRQMLYALRNGESIVMAAETNKKVFRCGEGVIALARLSGCPIYPASARTSFTRTLNSWDRAELPMPFGRHSVVIGEPIFVPRDASDEELEQYRLQVEQVINQAYASAKLACS; from the coding sequence GTGTCCCTTAAAAAGATTGTGAAATCCCCCGTCGCGATCAAGTTCATCACGTCCGTGGGTACCGCCTATCTCCGGTTTGTCTGGTGGTCCAGCCGCAATACGGCTGGCAGAAATGAAACCAATCCTCTGGCGCAAGCCGGCCCCTGCATTGTCGCCATGTGGCATAGCCAGATGTTTCTGGCCGCTTTTGCGCGCCCGCCGGAAAAGAAATTCGTGGCAGCGGTGTCGAAATCGCGCGATGGCGAACTGGTGGCGCAGATGCTGGGCAAGCTTGGCATCCGGGCCATTCGCGGTTCAGGCGCGGGCCAGCGTAAGGGCAACCGGCAGGGTGGGGCGGCGCTGCGCCAGATGCTCTATGCGCTGCGCAATGGCGAATCGATCGTCATGGCAGCGGAAACCAACAAGAAAGTGTTTCGCTGCGGCGAGGGTGTTATTGCGCTTGCAAGGCTCTCCGGCTGCCCGATTTATCCTGCTTCCGCCCGCACGAGTTTTACCCGGACATTGAATAGCTGGGACCGGGCGGAACTGCCCATGCCGTTCGGACGGCATTCCGTGGTGATCGGCGAGCCGATCTTCGTGCCGCGCGATGCGAGCGATGAGGAACTGGAACAATACAGGCTTCAGGTGGAACAGGTGATCAATCAGGCCTATGCGTCGGCGAAACTGGCTTGTAGCTGA
- a CDS encoding cold-shock protein, whose product MANGTVKFFNSTKGFGFIQPDDGSSDVFVHISAVERAGLHSLVEGQKVGYEVVADRRSGKSAAANLESL is encoded by the coding sequence ATGGCAAACGGAACAGTAAAATTCTTTAACTCCACCAAGGGCTTTGGCTTCATCCAGCCGGATGACGGCAGCTCGGATGTATTCGTCCATATTTCTGCTGTGGAACGCGCTGGTCTTCATTCCCTCGTGGAAGGCCAGAAGGTCGGCTACGAAGTCGTTGCTGATCGCCGTTCGGGCAAAAGCGCCGCGGCTAATCTGGAATCGCTGTAA
- a CDS encoding histidine phosphatase family protein — MAREIIYFSRHGETDWNVSQRIQGQLDIDINDNGRSQADRNGDMLKSLIGAGAGFDFVASPLRRTRETMERIRLRMGLDPYEYRTDPQLMEVNFGDWQGFMMEDIAKEREDLLEARARDKWNFVPPGAAAESYMTLSRRIGRWVEAVEWPTVCVTHGGCMRTLFYLYGNMDGHAAANLSIPQDKLLKFANGKLEWV, encoded by the coding sequence GTGGCTCGGGAGATCATCTACTTTTCGCGTCACGGCGAGACAGACTGGAATGTCTCGCAGCGTATTCAGGGACAGCTCGATATCGATATCAACGATAATGGGCGCAGTCAGGCCGACCGCAATGGCGACATGCTGAAATCGCTGATCGGCGCAGGGGCCGGTTTCGACTTCGTGGCAAGCCCGCTGCGCCGCACGCGCGAAACCATGGAGCGCATCCGCCTGCGCATGGGGCTGGACCCATACGAATACCGCACCGATCCGCAACTCATGGAAGTGAATTTCGGCGACTGGCAGGGCTTCATGATGGAAGACATTGCCAAGGAGCGCGAAGACCTTCTGGAAGCGCGCGCCCGTGACAAGTGGAACTTTGTGCCGCCGGGTGCCGCCGCTGAAAGCTATATGACGCTCTCGCGCCGTATCGGGCGCTGGGTGGAGGCGGTGGAATGGCCGACCGTCTGTGTGACCCATGGCGGTTGTATGCGCACGCTGTTCTATCTTTATGGCAATATGGACGGTCACGCCGCAGCCAATCTCTCCATCCCGCAGGACAAGCTTCTGAAATTTGCCAACGGTAAGCTTGAATGGGTTTGA
- the fabI gene encoding enoyl-ACP reductase FabI, producing the protein MTAQSGLLQGKRGLILGVANNRSIAWGIAKAAREAGAELAFTYQGDALKKRVEPLAEELGAFVAGHCDVADAASIDAVFETLEKKWGKLDFLVHAIGFSDKDELTGRYIDTSEANFTNTMLISVYSLTAVSRRAEKLMADGGSILTLTYYGAEKVMPNYNVMGVAKAALEASVKYLAVDLGPQNIRVNAISAGPIKTLAASGIGDFRYILKWNEYNAPLRRTVTIDEVGDVGLYFLSDLSRSVTGEVHHADSGYHVIGMKAVDAPDISVVKD; encoded by the coding sequence ATGACCGCACAGTCTGGTTTGTTGCAGGGCAAGCGTGGATTGATTCTAGGCGTGGCCAATAATCGCTCTATCGCTTGGGGCATTGCAAAAGCCGCCCGTGAAGCTGGCGCAGAGCTTGCATTCACCTATCAGGGTGACGCATTGAAGAAGCGTGTGGAGCCGCTGGCCGAGGAGCTTGGCGCCTTCGTCGCCGGACATTGCGACGTCGCCGATGCGGCGAGCATCGATGCGGTTTTTGAAACGCTTGAGAAGAAGTGGGGCAAGCTCGACTTCCTGGTGCACGCAATCGGTTTCTCCGACAAGGACGAGCTGACCGGCCGCTATATCGATACGTCGGAAGCCAATTTCACCAATACGATGCTGATTTCGGTCTATTCGCTGACGGCGGTTTCGCGCCGCGCGGAAAAGCTGATGGCCGATGGCGGATCGATTCTGACGCTGACCTATTACGGCGCTGAAAAGGTCATGCCGAATTACAATGTCATGGGCGTGGCCAAGGCAGCCCTTGAGGCGAGCGTGAAATATCTGGCCGTCGATCTTGGCCCCCAGAACATTCGCGTCAATGCAATCTCGGCTGGCCCCATCAAGACGCTTGCCGCTTCCGGCATTGGTGACTTCCGCTATATCCTGAAGTGGAACGAATATAATGCGCCGCTGCGCCGCACCGTCACGATCGACGAGGTGGGTGATGTCGGCCTTTATTTCCTTTCGGACCTGTCGCGTTCGGTTACAGGCGAAGTGCACCATGCCGACAGCGGCTATCATGTCATTGGCATGAAAGCGGTTGACGCACCGGATATCTCGGTCGTGAAAGACTGA
- a CDS encoding DnaJ C-terminal domain-containing protein, with product MRDPYSVLGVAKTAKPEEIKSAFRKLAKKHHPDQNQDDPKAQERFAEVNQAYEIIGDKDKRAQFDRGEIDVEGKPVFQGFAGGQGFGGAHGDPFAGFRQGGGNSHFEFRGGPGGFQGGGFGGAEDILNDLFGGAFGGGRSGARQRGPSKGADLSASIDISLSQAVGAEKVEAIFPNGKHLKIKLPKFVEDGQTIRLKGQGEPLMGGTPGDALVTIRFKPHSRFRLEGRDVHVDLPVSIDDAVLGGKQEVETLDGRISVKIPAWSSSDRVLRLKEKGLPLKAGGRGDLYVHVRIMLPEGGDKELEDFLQKRRVV from the coding sequence ATGCGCGATCCCTATAGCGTGCTGGGCGTCGCCAAAACGGCGAAGCCCGAAGAAATAAAATCGGCCTTTCGCAAGCTGGCCAAGAAGCACCACCCGGATCAGAATCAGGACGATCCGAAGGCGCAGGAGCGATTTGCGGAAGTGAATCAGGCCTATGAAATCATAGGCGACAAGGACAAGCGCGCCCAGTTCGACCGTGGCGAAATCGATGTCGAAGGCAAGCCGGTATTTCAGGGATTTGCCGGCGGACAGGGGTTTGGCGGCGCGCATGGCGATCCTTTCGCGGGCTTCCGCCAGGGCGGAGGCAACAGTCATTTTGAGTTCCGGGGCGGTCCCGGCGGATTTCAGGGTGGCGGCTTTGGCGGTGCGGAAGATATTCTGAACGATCTTTTCGGCGGTGCTTTTGGCGGCGGTCGCTCTGGCGCGCGCCAGCGCGGCCCGTCCAAGGGGGCGGACCTGTCTGCATCCATTGATATTTCGCTTTCGCAGGCCGTGGGCGCGGAAAAGGTCGAGGCTATCTTTCCAAACGGCAAGCATCTGAAAATAAAACTGCCAAAATTCGTCGAGGATGGCCAGACCATTCGCCTCAAGGGGCAGGGTGAACCGCTGATGGGCGGTACGCCGGGGGACGCGCTGGTGACGATCCGCTTCAAGCCGCATTCGCGTTTCCGCTTGGAAGGCCGCGACGTTCATGTCGACCTTCCGGTCAGCATTGACGATGCGGTTCTGGGCGGCAAGCAGGAAGTGGAAACGCTTGATGGGCGCATTTCGGTGAAGATTCCCGCATGGTCCAGTTCCGACCGCGTATTGCGCCTGAAGGAAAAGGGCCTTCCCTTGAAAGCGGGCGGCAGGGGCGACCTCTATGTCCATGTCCGCATCATGCTGCCGGAGGGCGGCGACAAGGAGCTTGAAGACTTCCTGCAAAAACGCAGGGTTGTGTGA